From one Bos indicus x Bos taurus breed Angus x Brahman F1 hybrid chromosome 7, Bos_hybrid_MaternalHap_v2.0, whole genome shotgun sequence genomic stretch:
- the MRPL4 gene encoding 39S ribosomal protein L4, mitochondrial, producing MQQLVRAGARAWLRPRGCRGLSALTEEAVQSAEKPEPLANAGPQAPVLRRCELPVPLHRRPVQAWVESLRGYEQERVGLTELHPDVFSTAPRLDILHQVAIWQKNFKRISYAKTKTRAEVRGGGRKPWQQKGSGRARHGSIRSPIWRGGGVAHGPRGPTSYYYMLPMKVRVQGLKVALTVKLAQDDLHIVDSLELPTTDPQYLMELARYRRWGDSVLFVDLEHEDMPQNVVAATSGLKTFNLIPAIGLNVHSMLKHQTLVLTLPTVAFLEEKLLWHDSRYTPLYPFRLPYRDFP from the exons ATGCAGCAGCTAGTCCGGGCCGGGGCCCGGGCCTGGCTTCGGCCCAGGGGCTGCCGG GGCCTGAGCGCGCTGACAGAAGAGGCAGTGCAGTCGGCGGAGAAACCAGAACCCTTGGCGAACGCAG GTCCCCAGGCACCCGTACTGCGCAGGTGCGAGCTCCCGGTACCCCTGCACCGGCGTCCGGTGCAGGCCTGGGTTGAATCTCTGCGGGGCTATGAGCAGGAGCGCGTGGGTCTGACCGAACTGCACCCAGACGTTTTCTCTACGGCGCCCAG GCTGGATATCCTGCACCAGGTTGCCATCTGGCAGAAGAACTTCAAGAGAATT AGCTACGCCAAGACCAAGACCAGGGCTGAGGTGCGGGGAGGTGGCCGGAAGCCCTGGCAGCAAAAAGGCAGTGGGCGCGCCAGACACGGCAGCATCCGCTCCCCAATCTGGCGAGGAG GAGGTGTTGCCCACGGCCCCCGGGGCCCCACGAGCTACTACTACATGCTGCCCATGAAAGTGCGGGTGCAAGGCCTCAAGGTGGCGCTGACCGTCAAGCTGGCCCAG GATGACCTGCACATCGTGGATTCCCTGGAGTTGCCCACCACAGACCCCCAGTACCTGATGGAGCTGGCCCGCTACCGCCGCTGGGGCGACTCTGTCCTTTTTGTAGACTT AGAACACGAGGACATGCCCCAGAACGTCGTAGCAGCCACATCTGGGCTCAAGACCTTCAACCTGATCCCGGCTATCG GCCTGAACGTGCACAGCATGCTCAAACACCAGACCCTGGTCCTGACCCTGCCCACCGTCGCCTTCCTGGAAGAGAAGCTGCTCTGGCATGACTCACGTTACACGCCCCTCTACCCCTTCCGCCTGCCCTACCGAGACTTCCCCTGA
- the S1PR2 gene encoding sphingosine 1-phosphate receptor 2 — protein MGGVYSEYLSSSKVREHYNYTKESPDTKDTPSRQVASALIILLCCAIVVENLLVLIAVARNSKFHSAMYLFLGNLAASDLLAGVAFIANTLLSGSVTLGLTPVQWFAREGSAFITLSASVFSLLAIAIERHVAIAKVKLYGSDKSCRMLLLIAASWLISLVLGGLPILGWNCLGHLEACSTVLPLYAKPYVLCVVTIFSVILSAIVALYIRIYCVVRSSQADVAAPQTLALLKTVTIVLGVFIFCWLPAFSILLLDYACPVRTCPMLYQAHYFFAFATLNSLLNPVIYTWRSRDLRREVLRPLQCWRQAAGMQGRRDRTPGHHLLPLRSSSSLEKGMHVPTSPTFLEGNTIV, from the coding sequence ATGGGCGGCGTGTACTCAGAGTACCTAAGCTCCAGCAAGGTCAGGGAACACTATAATTACACCAAGGAGAGTCCCGACACAAAGGATACGCCCTCCCGTCAGGTGGCCTCGGCCCTCATCATCCTCCTGTGTTGTGCCATCGTAGTAGAGAACCTGCTGGTGCTCATCGCAGTTGCCCGCAACAGCAAGTTCCACTCGGCCATGTATCTGTTCCTGGGCAACCTAGCAGCATCAGACCTGTTGGCGGGCGTGGCCTTCATAGCCAATACCTTGCTCTCGGGTTCAGTCACACTGGGGCTGACACCTGTGCAGTGGTTCGCCCGCGAGGGCTCTGCCTTCATCACGCTCTCCGCCTCCGTCTTCAGCCTCCTGGCCATCGCCATTGAGCGGCACGTGGCCATTGCCAAGGTCAAGCTCTACGGCAGCGACAAGAGCTGCCGCATGCTGCTGCTCATCGCAGCCTCGTGGCTCATCTCGCTGGTCCTTGGCGGCCTGCCCATCCTCGGCTGGAACTGCCTGGGCCACCTGGAGGCCTGCTCCACCGTTCTGCCGCTCTACGCCAAGCCCTACGTGCTCTGCGTGGTGACCATCTTCTCGGTCATCCTGTCGGCCATCGTAGCTCTGTACATCCGCATCTACTGCGTGGTCCGCTCCAGCCAGGCCGATGTGGCTGCCCCACAGACGCTCGCCCTGCTCAAGACGGTCACCATCGTGCTGGGTGTCTTTATCTTCTGCTGGTTGCCCGCCTTTAGCATCCTCCTCTTGGACTATGCCTGTCCGGTCCGCACCTGCCCTATGCTCTACCAGGCCCACTACTTTTTTGCCTTCGCCACCCTCAACTCGCTGCTCAACCCAGTCATCTACACGTGGCGCAGCCGGGACCTGCGGCGGGAGGTGTTACGGCCGCTGCAGTGCTGGCGGCAGGCAGCAGGGATGCAAGGGCGGCGGGACAGAACCCCGGGCCACCACCTCCTACCCCTTCGCAGCTccagttccctggagaagggcatgcacGTGCCCACGTCACCCACATTTTTGGAGGGCAACACAATTGTGTGA